From Deinococcus aquaticus, one genomic window encodes:
- the hisS gene encoding histidine--tRNA ligase — MAIKRPKGTEDHLPAGSPKLTLDVSAQAHGWVVETARRVLERAGAQRIDTPLFEEADLVKRGVGGSTDIVRKEMFTVYYFGDHGGYILRPEGTASIVRAFLQNGLKQLPSPLKLWTHGPMFRAERQQRGRLRQFHQVDYEVLGGSDALVDAEAIALMVGVVRELGLTGVRVKLGSIGDPEDREAYNTYLRDLFTPHLERLGDDSRDRLTRNPMRILDSKSEDDQTLIAELSVKPMLDFLGEEARANFDAVQGYLRDWGVEFDVDPSIVRGLDYYRRTAWELHHEGVGAKSALGGGGRYDGLAEQIGAQAVPGIGWAFGVERLLIALEAEGHPLPAQAGPVVYVAALEDSLVPAAAAAALAARTAVRAEFAYRSLKPGNAFRDAERRGALFAGLIGSEEAAAGTVQLKNLRSAEQFTVMLCDLPAFLAAQEQAHLDPTLNSPAHPANPVILENE, encoded by the coding sequence ATGGCGATTAAGCGCCCCAAGGGCACAGAAGACCACCTGCCGGCCGGCAGTCCGAAACTCACGCTGGACGTTTCGGCGCAGGCGCACGGCTGGGTGGTAGAGACCGCGCGGCGCGTGCTGGAACGCGCGGGCGCGCAGCGGATCGACACGCCGCTGTTCGAGGAGGCCGACCTCGTCAAGCGCGGCGTGGGCGGTAGTACCGACATCGTCCGCAAGGAGATGTTCACGGTGTACTACTTCGGGGATCACGGCGGGTACATCCTGCGGCCCGAGGGCACGGCCAGTATCGTGCGGGCGTTCCTGCAGAACGGCCTCAAGCAACTGCCGTCTCCGCTGAAACTCTGGACGCACGGCCCGATGTTCCGCGCCGAGCGGCAGCAGCGCGGGCGGCTGCGGCAGTTTCATCAGGTGGATTACGAGGTGCTGGGCGGCTCGGACGCACTGGTGGACGCCGAGGCCATCGCCCTGATGGTGGGCGTGGTTCGCGAACTGGGCCTGACGGGCGTGCGCGTGAAACTGGGTAGTATCGGCGACCCGGAGGACCGCGAGGCGTACAACACGTACCTGCGCGACCTGTTCACGCCGCACCTGGAGCGCCTGGGCGACGATTCCCGCGACCGCCTGACCCGCAACCCCATGCGGATCCTGGACAGCAAGAGTGAGGACGACCAGACCCTGATCGCCGAGTTGAGCGTGAAACCCATGCTGGACTTCCTGGGCGAGGAGGCCCGCGCGAACTTCGACGCTGTGCAGGGCTACCTGCGCGACTGGGGCGTGGAATTCGATGTGGACCCCAGCATCGTGCGCGGCCTGGACTACTACCGCCGCACCGCCTGGGAGTTGCACCATGAGGGCGTCGGCGCGAAATCCGCGCTGGGCGGCGGGGGCCGGTACGACGGACTGGCCGAGCAGATCGGCGCGCAGGCCGTGCCGGGCATCGGCTGGGCGTTCGGCGTGGAACGGCTGCTGATCGCGCTGGAAGCCGAGGGGCACCCGCTGCCCGCCCAGGCCGGGCCGGTCGTGTACGTCGCGGCGCTGGAAGACAGCCTCGTGCCGGCGGCGGCCGCCGCCGCCCTGGCCGCACGTACAGCAGTGCGGGCTGAATTCGCGTACCGCTCCCTGAAACCCGGGAACGCCTTCCGGGACGCCGAGCGGCGCGGCGCCCTGTTCGCAGGCCTGATCGGGTCCGAGGAAGCCGCCGCCGGAACCGTGCAACTCAAGAATCTCCGTAGCGCCGAGCAGTTCACGGTGATGCTCTGCGACCTGCCCGCCTTCCTCGCCGCGCAGGAGCAGGCCCACCTCGACCCCACGCTCAACAGCCCCGCGCACCCTGCAAACCCCGTGATTCTGGAGAACGAATGA
- the lnt gene encoding apolipoprotein N-acyltransferase produces MPAPAIAALLGLTLAACGLPLPWSFLTALPLAALLGYAAAAPTRRSVTARVFWAGFGYFALHLWWLGAFLQQLLGAAPLVIVLFVLEAAFLAVMAAVAVNVARTPTGRIWALAGGWVILEWLRFLGPLAFPWPTLGYTLLTTSAIQIADLGGVLLGSVLVAFTAASLAHAWTGRQQQGRRPLAPAVLAAVAWAAALGYGVTRTPSDGPEQPMRVLRVTFDAFGRASGELTSEEQFSAQTAASLNRPPGSVIVWSEGAISSPGTRPATGQTIPAFPGPGISGIGGYEQLTPPGPDPIRQPATYRQFNTVASLDAGGTIQSMSAKARLVPFGEEFPFRPILGPVYRVIETSLGFTLPSMTPNPNPTPITLNGVLYGAYICYDSVFPWVARALANQGAQVLVNPSNDGWYQGWGVQQHFNMGRVRAIETRRWVVRSVNNGVAGTVNDLGQPVQTVDSGQELQVLDVRPKLLNGTTVYMRLGDWPALILALLMVAYGVRQDRRQATRVAGVTERTGG; encoded by the coding sequence ATGCCCGCCCCCGCCATAGCCGCCCTGCTCGGACTGACCCTCGCCGCGTGCGGCCTGCCGCTCCCGTGGAGTTTCCTGACCGCCCTGCCCCTGGCCGCCCTGCTCGGGTACGCCGCCGCCGCACCCACCCGCCGAAGCGTCACGGCCCGCGTGTTCTGGGCCGGATTCGGGTACTTCGCGCTGCACCTGTGGTGGCTCGGCGCGTTCCTGCAACAACTCCTCGGGGCCGCGCCGCTGGTGATCGTGCTGTTCGTGCTGGAAGCCGCGTTCCTGGCCGTCATGGCCGCCGTCGCCGTGAACGTCGCCCGCACGCCCACCGGCCGCATCTGGGCACTCGCGGGCGGGTGGGTGATCCTGGAATGGCTGCGTTTCCTGGGACCGCTCGCGTTCCCGTGGCCCACCCTGGGGTACACGCTGCTAACCACGTCCGCCATTCAGATCGCCGACCTGGGCGGCGTGCTGCTCGGCAGCGTGCTGGTCGCGTTCACCGCTGCCAGCCTCGCCCACGCCTGGACCGGACGCCAGCAGCAGGGGAGACGCCCCCTCGCCCCGGCCGTCCTGGCCGCCGTCGCCTGGGCCGCCGCGCTCGGGTACGGCGTCACCCGCACGCCCAGCGACGGCCCGGAGCAACCCATGCGGGTTCTGCGCGTCACCTTCGACGCGTTCGGCCGGGCCAGCGGAGAACTGACTTCCGAAGAGCAGTTCTCCGCGCAGACAGCCGCCAGCCTGAACCGCCCACCCGGCAGCGTCATCGTCTGGAGCGAGGGTGCCATCAGTTCACCCGGCACCCGCCCGGCAACCGGTCAAACCATCCCCGCGTTCCCCGGCCCCGGTATCAGCGGCATCGGCGGATACGAGCAACTCACCCCGCCCGGCCCGGACCCCATCCGGCAACCCGCCACGTACCGGCAGTTCAATACGGTCGCCAGCCTCGACGCAGGCGGCACCATCCAGAGCATGAGCGCCAAGGCCCGCCTCGTCCCGTTCGGTGAGGAATTCCCGTTCCGGCCCATCCTCGGACCCGTCTACCGCGTCATCGAAACCTCACTGGGATTCACGCTGCCCAGCATGACACCCAACCCCAACCCCACGCCCATCACGCTGAACGGCGTGCTGTACGGCGCGTACATCTGCTACGACAGCGTGTTCCCGTGGGTTGCCCGGGCGCTTGCCAACCAGGGTGCGCAGGTGCTCGTGAACCCCAGCAACGACGGCTGGTACCAGGGCTGGGGCGTGCAGCAGCACTTCAACATGGGCCGCGTCCGCGCCATCGAAACGCGCCGCTGGGTCGTCCGCAGCGTCAACAACGGAGTTGCCGGAACCGTGAACGACCTCGGGCAACCCGTGCAGACCGTGGACAGCGGTCAGGAGCTTCAGGTACTGGACGTCCGCCCGAAACTCCTGAACGGCACCACCGTCTACATGCGCCTGGGAGACTGGCCCGCGCTGATCCTGGCGCTGCTGATGGTCGCGTACGGAGTCAGGCAGGACCGTCGGCAGGCTACCAGAGTGGCAGGCGTCACCGAGCGTACGGGCGGGTGA
- a CDS encoding diacylglycerol/lipid kinase family protein, with protein MTATPPTPSGDPSAPTLTGKRVLVVFNPKSGSGDSELPEFIQLLRGAGAEVTERELQKDTPMADYVQDIETFTYLVGAGGDGTVSSLAYAARYKNVPMLAFPAGTANLIAQNLDLPTDAAALADVVREGHSLRLDMGEIEVKGEMTGFCMLAGAGADATMIKDSEELKGRFGAMAYVMSAMKQLNPKKTTFHLTIDGEKREFEGIGVMIANFGMANYRLPITSDISPSDGRFTVILMKAGNLVRLLPNLIDSVRAKLNLGDPMFSGNLETIEARSVTVDAAEPFPLQYDGELHVETTPFNARILPGAIRFLTQAKRDDLET; from the coding sequence ATGACTGCCACCCCACCCACCCCCAGCGGAGACCCCAGCGCCCCCACCCTCACCGGGAAACGCGTGCTCGTGGTATTCAATCCCAAAAGCGGCAGCGGAGACAGCGAACTGCCTGAATTCATTCAGCTGCTCCGTGGGGCCGGCGCCGAGGTGACGGAACGCGAACTTCAGAAAGACACCCCCATGGCCGACTACGTTCAGGACATCGAGACCTTCACGTACCTCGTCGGCGCCGGTGGGGACGGCACCGTCAGCAGCCTCGCGTACGCCGCGCGCTACAAGAACGTCCCCATGCTGGCCTTCCCCGCCGGGACCGCCAACCTGATCGCGCAGAACCTCGACCTGCCCACCGACGCCGCCGCCCTCGCAGACGTCGTGCGTGAGGGTCACAGCCTGCGCCTCGACATGGGCGAGATCGAAGTGAAAGGCGAAATGACCGGCTTCTGCATGCTGGCTGGCGCCGGCGCCGACGCCACCATGATCAAGGACAGCGAGGAACTCAAGGGGCGCTTCGGGGCCATGGCGTACGTCATGAGCGCCATGAAACAGCTCAACCCCAAGAAGACCACCTTCCACCTGACCATCGACGGCGAGAAACGCGAATTCGAGGGAATCGGCGTCATGATCGCCAACTTCGGCATGGCCAACTACCGCCTGCCGATCACCAGCGACATCAGCCCCAGCGACGGCCGTTTCACGGTCATCCTGATGAAAGCCGGGAATCTCGTGCGCCTGCTGCCCAACCTGATCGACTCGGTGCGCGCCAAACTGAACCTCGGCGACCCCATGTTCAGCGGGAACCTCGAAACCATCGAGGCACGTAGCGTGACCGTGGACGCGGCCGAGCCGTTCCCGCTTCAGTACGACGGGGAACTGCACGTCGAGACGACCCCGTTCAATGCCCGCATCCTGCCCGGCGCCATCCGGTTCCTGACGCAGGCCAAACGCGACGACCTGGAAACCTGA
- a CDS encoding metallophosphoesterase family protein — translation MRLAFISDLHGNIHALTAVKRFLSEHIVNQVIVVGDLVGYGASPGPVIDFVKREGWVTGLGSSDMRVAMELGDRADRKGVADQVLGWTKKMLTPEQVDFLRRLPPGGRITTPIGRVRYFHGSPHDPEARLDLMAQERELEALAETLGARVVVVGGSHVPFVRVIGETTFVDPGSVGLTLNHEPGADVAIVDCVGRKPKVSLHKVTYDFASSAFDIMAWNLPPVIADVIRTGRMG, via the coding sequence TTGCGACTGGCCTTCATCAGCGATCTTCATGGGAACATTCACGCCTTGACTGCGGTCAAGCGTTTTCTGTCGGAACATATCGTCAATCAGGTGATTGTGGTGGGCGACCTTGTCGGGTACGGCGCGAGCCCGGGTCCGGTCATCGATTTCGTGAAACGTGAGGGGTGGGTGACGGGCCTGGGGTCCAGTGACATGCGCGTGGCGATGGAACTCGGGGACCGCGCGGACCGCAAGGGCGTGGCGGATCAGGTGCTGGGCTGGACGAAGAAGATGCTGACGCCCGAGCAGGTGGATTTCCTACGTCGCCTGCCGCCGGGCGGCCGGATCACCACGCCGATCGGGCGGGTCCGGTACTTTCACGGCAGTCCGCACGATCCGGAGGCGCGTCTGGACCTGATGGCGCAGGAGCGTGAGCTGGAGGCGCTGGCCGAGACGCTGGGCGCGCGGGTGGTGGTCGTGGGTGGGTCGCACGTGCCATTCGTGCGGGTGATCGGTGAGACGACGTTCGTGGATCCCGGCAGTGTGGGCCTGACCCTGAATCACGAGCCGGGCGCGGACGTGGCGATCGTGGATTGCGTGGGTCGCAAGCCGAAGGTGTCGCTGCACAAGGTCACGTACGATTTCGCGTCGAGTGCGTTTGACATCATGGCGTGGAACCTGCCGCCCGTGATCGCGGACGTGATCCGCACCGGCCGCATGGGCTGA
- a CDS encoding dipeptidase: MTDAHFLNSHFLIDGHLDLAMNALDGRDLTLALDALRAADPVPDQTATVTLPELRAAQVRVCFGTLFALPASPDTPGGYTDHAGARAQALAQLDEYHRLQDAGHLTLLTSAARVAAHLNRPHLNTLDAPLGVVLLMEGADPIRDADDLPFWVERGVRVIGPAWGRTRYAGGTDAPGPLTPAGVDLVTAMRDLNVTLDASHLDDHAFWDAAQIGPRMIATHANSRALVPGNRHLTDDMARAIASADGVIGLVLLNRFIRPLPEGSLDRVPLAALADHARHYADLIGWDRVALGTDLDGGFGAEKTPAGIDRYGHVPRLLDELPAGVRQSVAWGNWARWLTTHL; this comes from the coding sequence ATGACCGACGCGCACTTCCTGAACTCGCACTTCCTGATCGACGGTCACCTGGACCTCGCCATGAACGCCCTGGACGGCCGTGACCTGACCCTTGCGCTGGACGCCCTGCGCGCCGCTGACCCCGTGCCGGACCAGACGGCCACCGTGACGCTGCCGGAACTGAGGGCAGCGCAGGTCCGCGTGTGCTTCGGGACGCTGTTCGCCCTCCCTGCCAGCCCCGACACTCCTGGCGGGTATACCGACCACGCGGGCGCCCGCGCGCAGGCCCTGGCGCAACTGGACGAGTACCACCGCCTGCAGGACGCCGGGCACCTGACCCTGCTCACCTCGGCCGCCAGGGTCGCCGCGCACCTGAACAGGCCTCACCTGAATACGCTGGACGCGCCGCTGGGCGTGGTCCTGCTGATGGAAGGCGCGGACCCCATCCGGGACGCGGATGACCTGCCGTTCTGGGTCGAGCGTGGCGTGCGCGTCATCGGGCCCGCCTGGGGCCGCACCCGCTACGCCGGAGGCACCGACGCGCCCGGACCACTCACGCCCGCCGGAGTGGACCTCGTGACGGCCATGCGGGACCTGAACGTCACGCTGGACGCCTCGCACCTCGACGATCACGCCTTCTGGGACGCCGCGCAGATCGGGCCGCGAATGATCGCCACGCACGCCAACAGCCGCGCCCTGGTGCCCGGCAACCGCCACCTGACCGACGACATGGCCCGCGCCATCGCCAGCGCGGACGGCGTGATCGGACTGGTCCTCCTGAACCGCTTCATCCGCCCGCTCCCGGAAGGCAGCCTGGACCGCGTACCCCTGGCCGCGCTGGCCGACCACGCCCGCCACTACGCCGACCTGATCGGCTGGGACCGCGTGGCCCTCGGTACCGACCTGGACGGAGGTTTCGGGGCCGAGAAGACGCCCGCCGGTATCGACCGCTACGGTCACGTGCCCCGCCTGCTGGATGAACTGCCCGCCGGGGTCCGTCAGAGCGTGGCGTGGGGGAACTGGGCACGCTGGCTCACCACGCACCTGTAA
- a CDS encoding alanine--glyoxylate aminotransferase family protein, with translation MFEDPYTEHVLLTPGPTPIHPRAQQALMRPMLGHMDPEIFALNTEIQADLRAMYGTTDTTFTALLAGTGSLGMEAGFANLVESGDEVLVCANGSFGRRMADMAARYGANVRLVTAPLGEAINPDDVAAQMNGVQMVAVVHGETSTGVLNPVPQIAQIARQHGALLTVDAVTTAGMEPFHMAEWGVDYAYTGAQKCLSAPPGLAPVAISDRAMARYHARRTPTPLWYCDFEGLRDYWERHTYHHTVPVNLHYALHAALRAALDEGMLNRKARVQHVGQAIQAALAPLGFTPYVQRPEDRLPTVLALRLPEGFDDAGVRRALRERQISVTGGLGATAGLIWRLGLMGETARPAPYRALMNALEDLLGVQGLTERFNDALEPVPA, from the coding sequence ATGTTCGAGGACCCCTACACCGAGCACGTCCTGCTGACGCCCGGCCCCACCCCCATCCACCCCCGCGCCCAGCAGGCCCTCATGCGACCCATGCTCGGCCACATGGACCCCGAAATCTTCGCGCTGAACACCGAAATCCAGGCGGACCTGCGCGCCATGTACGGCACGACCGACACCACCTTCACCGCCCTGCTCGCCGGAACCGGCAGCCTCGGCATGGAAGCCGGATTCGCCAACCTCGTCGAGAGTGGCGACGAGGTCCTCGTCTGCGCCAACGGTTCGTTCGGGCGGCGCATGGCCGACATGGCCGCCCGCTACGGCGCGAACGTCCGCCTCGTCACCGCCCCGCTCGGCGAGGCCATCAACCCCGACGACGTGGCCGCGCAGATGAACGGCGTGCAGATGGTCGCCGTCGTGCACGGCGAGACCAGCACCGGCGTCCTGAACCCCGTCCCGCAGATCGCGCAGATTGCCCGGCAGCACGGCGCACTCCTGACCGTGGACGCCGTCACGACCGCCGGGATGGAACCCTTCCACATGGCCGAGTGGGGCGTGGACTACGCCTACACCGGCGCGCAGAAGTGCCTCAGCGCCCCCCCCGGCCTGGCACCCGTCGCCATCAGCGACCGCGCCATGGCCCGCTACCACGCCCGCCGCACGCCCACCCCGCTGTGGTACTGCGATTTCGAGGGCCTGCGCGACTACTGGGAGCGCCACACCTACCACCACACCGTCCCCGTCAACCTGCACTACGCCCTGCACGCTGCCCTGCGCGCCGCGCTGGACGAGGGCATGCTGAACCGCAAGGCCCGCGTGCAACACGTCGGGCAGGCCATTCAGGCGGCGCTGGCCCCGCTGGGCTTCACGCCCTACGTGCAACGCCCGGAAGACCGCCTGCCCACCGTCCTCGCGTTGCGCCTCCCGGAGGGTTTCGACGACGCGGGCGTCCGCCGCGCCCTGCGGGAACGGCAGATCAGCGTCACGGGCGGCCTGGGCGCCACCGCCGGCCTGATCTGGCGACTGGGCCTGATGGGCGAGACGGCCCGCCCCGCCCCGTACCGCGCGCTGATGAACGCCCTGGAAGACCTGCTGGGCGTGCAGGGCCTCACCGAACGCTTCAACGACGCGCTGGAACCTGTTCCCGCCTGA
- a CDS encoding HAD family hydrolase, whose product MTSQPPLRAVLFDRDDTIAYTDPGVYREAALWAAQAFGLDPREVGAGMQAQWQERAFTWWHLRTQADEDTFWNDYSAELAARLGLTDTQAQQLSARYPYEAFMKPVPNAREILGDLRARGLRLGVLSNTLPSIDRTLEFLGLNDLIDVAVATCTVGIHKPEPGAYRHALNALGLDAAEVLFIDDKQENVDAALALGMHAALIDLSGETPDALHDLGGVSRLVDRIGVASPTADAR is encoded by the coding sequence ATGACCAGTCAGCCTCCGCTGCGCGCAGTCCTGTTCGACCGGGACGACACCATCGCCTACACCGACCCCGGCGTGTACCGCGAGGCCGCCCTGTGGGCCGCCCAGGCTTTCGGACTCGACCCGCGCGAGGTCGGAGCGGGCATGCAGGCGCAGTGGCAGGAGCGCGCGTTCACGTGGTGGCACCTGCGCACCCAGGCCGACGAGGACACCTTCTGGAACGACTACAGCGCTGAACTGGCCGCCCGGCTGGGCCTCACAGACACTCAGGCGCAGCAACTGTCGGCACGTTACCCGTACGAGGCGTTCATGAAACCCGTCCCGAACGCCCGCGAGATCCTCGGGGACCTGCGCGCCCGTGGCCTACGCCTGGGCGTGCTGAGCAACACCCTGCCCAGCATCGACCGCACCCTGGAATTCCTGGGTCTGAACGACCTGATCGACGTGGCTGTCGCCACCTGCACGGTCGGCATTCACAAACCTGAGCCCGGCGCGTACCGGCACGCCCTGAACGCCCTGGGCCTGGACGCCGCCGAGGTGCTGTTCATCGACGACAAGCAGGAGAACGTGGACGCCGCCCTCGCCCTGGGCATGCACGCCGCGCTGATCGACCTGAGCGGCGAAACCCCGGACGCCCTGCACGACCTCGGCGGGGTATCCAGACTGGTGGACCGCATCGGCGTCGCCTCCCCCACCGCCGACGCCCGATGA
- a CDS encoding tyrosine-type recombinase/integrase has product MTQSIQAFTSDRLAQARALAGLTDEALRVRAITAARDKSAGDLWALTLAYLSSDTSAGVKLSVHTLRAYRKGVEVLVEHAGANAWNLLHPGRREPSLFVASLTASGLKPATVQARVAAAGALYRALRWAGATDADPFADVKRPKDRTKGVVKNPPYRADFVQAMLAEADVQEQVLLLLLTHAGLRIAEALAVEWEHVDLGRRRLLVAHGKGDKARIVPLSARLREALSALQDGRVAAPGSGGRLLSFRAYSTAYERLQRLALRCGMAQEFRGFHAGRKYAGTQLYAAVKDFTRVAGFLGHEQVDTTRRYVELPEDDLDDVVEGFR; this is encoded by the coding sequence ATGACCCAGAGCATCCAGGCTTTCACCAGTGACCGCCTCGCCCAGGCCCGCGCTCTTGCCGGGCTGACCGATGAGGCCCTGCGCGTCCGGGCGATCACCGCCGCGCGCGACAAGTCTGCCGGTGACCTGTGGGCGCTCACGCTGGCTTACCTCAGCAGCGATACCAGCGCGGGTGTGAAACTCAGCGTGCACACCCTGCGCGCCTACCGTAAGGGCGTGGAGGTGCTGGTCGAGCACGCAGGCGCGAACGCCTGGAATCTGTTGCACCCGGGGCGGCGGGAGCCGTCGCTGTTCGTGGCCTCTCTGACCGCGTCGGGTCTGAAGCCGGCGACGGTGCAGGCGCGGGTGGCAGCGGCGGGCGCGCTGTACCGGGCGCTGCGCTGGGCGGGCGCGACGGACGCCGATCCGTTTGCGGACGTGAAGCGCCCGAAGGACCGGACGAAGGGTGTGGTGAAGAACCCGCCGTACCGGGCGGATTTCGTGCAGGCGATGCTGGCGGAGGCGGACGTGCAGGAGCAGGTGCTGCTGCTGCTGTTGACGCATGCGGGCCTGCGGATCGCGGAGGCGCTGGCGGTCGAGTGGGAGCACGTGGATCTGGGGCGGCGTCGGCTACTGGTCGCGCACGGCAAGGGTGACAAGGCGAGGATCGTGCCGCTGAGTGCGCGACTGCGGGAGGCGCTCTCGGCGTTGCAGGACGGGCGGGTGGCCGCGCCGGGGTCGGGTGGGCGGTTGCTGTCGTTCCGGGCGTACTCGACGGCGTACGAGCGGTTGCAGCGGCTGGCGCTGCGCTGCGGCATGGCGCAGGAGTTCCGGGGGTTCCATGCGGGCCGGAAGTATGCGGGCACGCAGTTGTACGCGGCCGTCAAGGATTTCACGCGGGTGGCGGGGTTCCTGGGGCATGAGCAGGTGGACACGACGCGGCGGTACGTGGAGTTGCCGGAGGATGATCTGGATGATGTGGTCGAGGGGTTCCGTTAG
- a CDS encoding IPT/TIG domain-containing protein, translating to MVTVTPMLIKVSGAAARGATVTVQGRYLGGPTTGQVRLGADEDGKGGYVFPASAVRSWTDSEIVLTIPADAPVGGSWLFVEVAGKQSTGLPYSVQQ from the coding sequence ATGGTGACGGTCACTCCCATGTTGATCAAGGTGTCGGGCGCCGCCGCGCGCGGCGCGACCGTCACCGTTCAGGGGCGCTACCTGGGTGGTCCGACGACCGGTCAGGTGCGCCTGGGGGCCGATGAGGACGGCAAGGGCGGCTACGTGTTCCCCGCGTCGGCCGTGCGGTCCTGGACGGACAGCGAGATCGTGCTGACCATCCCGGCCGACGCGCCGGTCGGCGGCAGCTGGCTGTTCGTGGAGGTGGCCGGGAAGCAGTCGACCGGGCTGCCGTACAGCGTTCAGCAGTAA
- the aspS gene encoding aspartate--tRNA ligase, whose product MKRTALIGHLNETHAHQTVTLQGWVNRRRDLGGLIFLELRDRSGLVQVQVEPDSAAFTDADRLRAEYVAEIEGTYQPRPEGQRKGGAADYEVIASRVRVLNTAKTPPFELEKGESVSEDIRLKFRYLDLRRPEMQRNLMLRSRAVAAVTAYLDREGFVQVETPMLTKSTPEGARDFLVPSRQNPGEFYALPQSPQLFKQMLMIAGYDRYYQLARCFRDEDLRADRQPDFTQLDMEMSFVEQDDVLETQEQLMAHVFRETLGVELPVPFPRLPYFDAMNDYGSDKPDLRFDHKFVDVTDLFQGGEFKAFAEAQTVKVIAAPELTRKQIDELERVAKQNGARGLAWLRRDGDGFTGGVSKFVTAQTAELLSRTGVGQGGTLLFAAGDWKKAVSALGAVRLALRDLFDLTKGGPQFHVSWVTDFPQLEFDEDSGTWTYMHHPFTAPHPDDVALFGTDRQGEIRAQAYDLVLNGFEVGGGSVRIHDPAVQAQMFQAIGFSAEQAREKFGFFMDALEYGTPPHGGIAWGFDRLIMVMSGAGSIREVIAFPKNNRGADLLALAPSPVDAAQLSEVGLEVTSPAVAEAPAPE is encoded by the coding sequence ATGAAACGCACCGCCCTGATCGGCCACCTGAACGAAACGCACGCCCACCAGACCGTCACGTTGCAGGGCTGGGTGAACCGCCGCCGCGACCTGGGCGGCCTGATCTTCCTGGAACTGCGGGACCGCAGCGGACTGGTACAAGTGCAGGTCGAACCCGACTCGGCCGCCTTCACGGACGCCGACCGTCTGCGCGCCGAGTACGTCGCGGAGATCGAGGGGACCTACCAGCCCCGCCCGGAAGGGCAGCGCAAGGGCGGTGCGGCCGACTACGAGGTCATCGCGTCGCGCGTGCGCGTCCTGAACACCGCCAAGACCCCTCCCTTCGAACTGGAGAAAGGTGAGAGCGTCTCCGAGGACATCCGCCTGAAGTTCCGGTACCTGGACCTGCGCCGCCCCGAGATGCAGCGCAACCTGATGCTGCGCAGCCGCGCCGTGGCGGCCGTCACGGCGTACCTGGACCGCGAGGGCTTCGTGCAGGTCGAGACGCCCATGCTGACCAAGTCCACGCCCGAGGGTGCGCGGGACTTCCTGGTCCCCAGCCGCCAGAACCCCGGTGAGTTCTACGCGCTGCCGCAGAGTCCGCAGCTGTTCAAACAGATGCTGATGATCGCCGGGTACGACCGCTACTACCAGCTGGCCCGCTGCTTCCGCGACGAGGACCTGCGCGCCGACCGCCAGCCGGACTTCACGCAGCTGGACATGGAAATGAGCTTCGTGGAACAGGACGACGTTCTGGAAACGCAGGAGCAGCTGATGGCGCACGTGTTCCGTGAGACGCTGGGCGTGGAACTGCCCGTGCCGTTCCCGCGCCTCCCGTACTTCGACGCCATGAACGACTACGGCAGCGACAAACCCGACCTGCGTTTCGACCACAAGTTCGTGGACGTGACGGACCTGTTCCAAGGGGGCGAGTTCAAGGCTTTCGCGGAGGCGCAGACGGTCAAGGTCATCGCCGCGCCGGAACTGACCCGCAAGCAGATCGACGAACTCGAACGGGTCGCCAAGCAGAACGGTGCGCGCGGCCTCGCGTGGCTGAGGCGCGACGGCGACGGCTTCACGGGCGGCGTCAGCAAGTTCGTGACCGCCCAGACAGCCGAACTGCTGTCCCGCACCGGCGTCGGCCAGGGCGGCACGCTGCTGTTCGCCGCCGGAGACTGGAAGAAGGCCGTGTCGGCCCTGGGTGCCGTGCGCCTCGCCCTACGCGACCTGTTCGACCTCACGAAAGGCGGCCCGCAGTTCCACGTGTCCTGGGTCACGGACTTCCCGCAACTGGAATTCGATGAAGACAGCGGCACTTGGACGTACATGCACCACCCCTTCACTGCGCCCCACCCCGACGACGTGGCCCTGTTCGGCACGGACCGCCAGGGCGAGATCCGTGCCCAGGCATACGATCTGGTCCTCAACGGCTTCGAGGTCGGCGGCGGCAGCGTCCGAATTCACGATCCGGCCGTGCAGGCCCAGATGTTCCAGGCGATCGGTTTCAGCGCCGAGCAGGCCCGCGAGAAATTCGGGTTCTTCATGGACGCCCTCGAGTACGGCACGCCCCCGCACGGCGGCATCGCCTGGGGCTTCGATCGCCTGATCATGGTCATGAGCGGCGCGGGCAGCATCCGCGAGGTCATCGCCTTCCCCAAGAACAACCGTGGCGCAGACCTGCTCGCCCTGGCGCCCTCCCCCGTCGACGCAGCGCAACTCTCGGAAGTAGGCCTGGAAGTCACATCGCCCGCCGTAGCCGAAGCACCTGCCCCGGAGTAA